In Burkholderia savannae, one genomic interval encodes:
- the rsmH gene encoding 16S rRNA (cytosine(1402)-N(4))-methyltransferase RsmH, which yields MGNELQHRTVLLDEAVDALVTRPDGVYVDGTFGRGGHSRAVLARLGEAGRLIAFDKDPRAIETAKGIEDARFEIVHDSFAALKGALDARGVGRVSGVLLDLGVSSPQVDDPQRGFSFRANGPLDMRMDPTRGESAAEWLARASVQELTEVIRDYGEERFAFQIAKAIVARRAESGRLGPLDSTGELAEIVGHVVKTREKGKDPATRTFQAIRIHVNQELADLQVVLEAALSLLEQGGRLVVISFHSLEDRIVKRFMQTHASAPAVDRRLPIRAVDLPSPPLKLLGRKFPSDAEVVANPRARSAVMRIAERVAP from the coding sequence ATGGGAAACGAATTGCAGCATCGCACGGTGCTGTTGGACGAAGCGGTCGATGCGCTCGTGACGCGGCCCGACGGCGTGTACGTCGACGGCACGTTCGGACGCGGCGGCCATAGCCGCGCGGTGCTCGCGCGCTTGGGCGAAGCGGGGCGGCTGATTGCGTTCGACAAGGACCCGCGCGCGATCGAGACGGCGAAGGGCATCGAGGACGCGCGCTTCGAGATCGTCCACGACAGCTTCGCGGCGCTGAAGGGTGCGCTCGACGCGCGCGGAGTGGGGCGGGTGTCGGGCGTGTTGCTGGACCTGGGCGTGTCGTCGCCGCAGGTGGATGATCCGCAGCGGGGTTTCAGTTTCCGCGCGAACGGCCCGCTCGACATGCGGATGGACCCGACGCGCGGCGAGTCGGCGGCCGAGTGGCTCGCGCGGGCGTCGGTGCAGGAATTGACGGAGGTGATACGAGATTATGGGGAAGAACGGTTTGCTTTTCAGATTGCAAAGGCGATTGTTGCTCGCCGGGCAGAGTCCGGCCGTCTCGGGCCTCTCGACAGCACGGGCGAGCTTGCCGAAATCGTGGGTCACGTCGTCAAGACCCGTGAGAAGGGCAAGGACCCGGCAACCCGCACCTTTCAAGCTATACGGATTCACGTCAATCAAGAGCTTGCGGACCTGCAAGTCGTTCTAGAGGCAGCACTGTCGTTGTTGGAGCAAGGGGGGCGGCTGGTGGTCATCAGCTTTCATTCGCTCGAGGACCGGATCGTCAAGCGATTCATGCAGACGCACGCCAGCGCGCCTGCGGTCGACCGCCGCCTGCCGATCCGCGCCGTCGATCTGCCCAGCCCGCCGCTCAAGCTGCTCGGCCGGAAGTTTCCGAGCGACGCGGAAGTCGTGGCCAATCCGCGTGCCCGTTCGGCGGTGATGCGCATCGCGGAGCGCGTCGCGCCATGA
- the ftsL gene encoding cell division protein FtsL produces MSRLNIFLLIIVMGCALSVVNSTNQQRQIFIQLQRAQSQEHQLQQDYAQLQYQQSALSKTSRIEQLATSSLKMQSITTGRTQYLTLAPGAAKAVDAPLPASAASQGGAR; encoded by the coding sequence ATGAGCCGCCTCAACATCTTCCTGCTGATCATCGTGATGGGATGCGCGCTGTCGGTCGTCAATTCGACCAACCAGCAGCGGCAGATCTTCATTCAATTGCAGCGCGCGCAATCGCAGGAGCATCAGCTTCAGCAGGACTACGCGCAGCTTCAGTATCAGCAGAGCGCGCTGTCGAAGACGTCGCGCATCGAGCAGCTCGCGACGAGCTCGCTGAAGATGCAGTCGATCACGACGGGGCGCACGCAGTACCTGACGCTCGCGCCCGGCGCGGCGAAGGCCGTCGACGCGCCGCTGCCGGCGTCCGCCGCGTCGCAGGGGGGCGCGCGATGA
- a CDS encoding peptidoglycan D,D-transpeptidase FtsI family protein, protein MKPASKRTQGVKFASSPVLSVHLPMWRSKLVVFMLFMAFVALAIRAFWIQGPGNAFYQKQGESRYQRTLELPATRGKILDRNGLVLATSLPVRAIWAIPADVPDDLGADKLDALGKLLGMTAKELKTKLSEDKTFVYVKRQVPLDVADQVAKLDIPGIYQRAEYKRFYPEGEITAHLIGFTNVEDEGQEGVELADQKMLVGTPGSRHVIKDRVGHIVEDVDAQVPPHNGDDVDLSIDSKIQYITYTNLKAAVEKFHAKAGAAMVIDVQTGEVLSLVNYPTYNPNDRSHLTGEQLRNRVLTDVFEPGSIMKPFTVSLALDLHRVTPNTLVDTGNGHFVLDGAPITDDSGFGTLTVGGVIQKSSNIGATKIAMTMKPEEMWNMYAGIGLGQAPKVGFPGAAAGRLRPWKNWRRIEQATMSYGYGLSVSLFQLARAYTAIAHDGELMPVTIFKTSDAQPATGPRIFSPTTAREVRTMLESVVSPQGTSPNAAVPGYRVGGKSGTAYKQVGRGYDHKKYRASFVGMAPMPNPRIVVAVSVDEPTMGGHFGGQVSGPVFSAIVGDTLRALNVPPNMPVKQLVVSDDMANSAAPQKLAANAPAKHMIVSSTTHNRPGVVR, encoded by the coding sequence ATGAAGCCCGCGTCGAAGCGCACGCAAGGCGTGAAGTTCGCATCGAGCCCGGTGCTGTCGGTCCATCTGCCGATGTGGCGCTCGAAGCTCGTCGTGTTCATGCTGTTCATGGCGTTCGTCGCGCTCGCGATCCGCGCGTTCTGGATTCAGGGGCCCGGCAACGCGTTCTATCAGAAACAGGGCGAAAGCCGCTATCAGCGCACGCTCGAATTGCCGGCGACGCGCGGCAAGATCCTCGATCGCAACGGCCTCGTGCTGGCGACGAGCCTGCCCGTGCGCGCGATCTGGGCGATTCCCGCCGACGTGCCCGACGATCTCGGCGCGGACAAGCTCGACGCGCTCGGCAAGCTGCTCGGGATGACGGCGAAGGAGCTGAAGACGAAGCTGTCGGAGGACAAGACTTTCGTCTACGTGAAGCGCCAGGTGCCGCTCGACGTCGCCGACCAGGTCGCGAAGCTCGACATTCCCGGCATCTATCAGCGTGCCGAGTACAAGCGCTTCTATCCGGAAGGCGAGATCACCGCGCACCTGATCGGCTTCACGAACGTCGAGGACGAAGGGCAGGAGGGCGTCGAGCTCGCCGACCAGAAGATGCTCGTCGGCACGCCGGGCAGCCGCCACGTGATCAAGGACCGCGTCGGGCACATCGTCGAGGACGTCGACGCGCAGGTGCCGCCGCACAACGGCGACGACGTCGATCTGTCGATCGACAGCAAGATCCAGTACATCACGTATACGAATCTGAAGGCGGCCGTCGAGAAGTTTCACGCGAAGGCGGGCGCGGCGATGGTGATCGACGTGCAGACGGGCGAGGTGCTGTCGCTCGTCAATTATCCGACGTACAACCCGAACGATCGCTCGCACCTGACGGGCGAGCAGTTGCGCAACCGCGTGCTGACCGACGTGTTCGAGCCGGGCTCGATCATGAAGCCGTTCACGGTGTCGCTCGCGCTCGATCTGCATCGCGTGACGCCGAACACGCTCGTCGACACGGGCAACGGCCACTTCGTGCTCGACGGCGCGCCGATCACCGACGATTCGGGTTTCGGCACGCTGACGGTGGGCGGCGTGATCCAGAAATCGAGCAACATCGGCGCGACGAAGATCGCGATGACGATGAAGCCCGAGGAAATGTGGAATATGTATGCGGGCATCGGGCTCGGGCAGGCGCCGAAGGTCGGGTTCCCCGGCGCGGCGGCGGGCCGGCTGCGTCCGTGGAAGAACTGGCGGCGGATCGAGCAGGCGACGATGTCGTACGGCTACGGCCTGTCGGTGTCGCTGTTCCAGCTCGCGCGCGCGTACACCGCGATCGCGCACGACGGCGAGCTGATGCCCGTTACGATCTTCAAGACGAGCGACGCGCAGCCGGCGACCGGGCCGCGCATCTTCTCGCCGACGACCGCGCGCGAAGTGCGCACGATGCTCGAATCCGTCGTGTCGCCGCAGGGCACGTCGCCGAACGCGGCGGTGCCGGGCTACCGCGTCGGCGGCAAGAGCGGCACCGCTTACAAGCAGGTCGGCCGCGGCTATGATCACAAGAAGTATCGTGCGTCGTTCGTCGGGATGGCGCCGATGCCGAATCCGCGCATCGTCGTCGCGGTGTCGGTCGACGAGCCTACGATGGGCGGCCACTTCGGCGGCCAGGTGTCAGGCCCCGTGTTCTCCGCGATCGTCGGCGACACGCTGCGCGCGCTGAACGTGCCGCCCAACATGCCGGTCAAGCAGCTTGTCGTGTCGGACGATATGGCGAACTCAGCCGCCCCGCAGAAGCTGGCCGCGAACGCGCCGGCGAAGCACATGATCGTGTCGAGCACGACACACAACCGTCCTGGAGTAGTTCGATGA
- a CDS encoding UDP-N-acetylmuramoyl-L-alanyl-D-glutamate--2,6-diaminopimelate ligase — protein MSAARSSHPAHQQIAAALAWLRAHAASGAQLHADTRSLQAGDIFVAYAVDGADNRPFIADALARGAAAVLYQPEGFSAEGLDPATSLAVPALDELAGDIASGWYGDPSDALFTVGVTGTNGKTSCTQWIATALTALREPCAVIGTLGSGMPGQLVHTGFTTPDAPQLQRSLAQLRGAGAQAIAMEVSSHALHQGRVNGTAFDVAVFTNLTQDHLDYHRTFEAYEAAKTKLFAWRGLRVAIVNRDDPAGRRLLANLAGRVRTIAYGIGARPRAADADRELVATNVRATATGTAFHLSSSWGEADVEVGTLGAFNVSNLLAVLGTLLVADVPLDAALAEIQKLESVNGRMQRLGGRLQNDEPLVVVDYAHTPDALEKTLDALRPIAQARGGELVCMFGCGGDRDATKRPLMGAIAERLADKVVVTSDNPRSENPQTIIDQIAAGMQDAAKARRIEDRASAILQAVRGAAREDVVLLAGKGHEATQEIMGKKRTFSDQDHARLALAARTTQTRGGGE, from the coding sequence ATGAGCGCCGCGCGCAGTTCTCATCCGGCGCACCAACAGATCGCAGCCGCGCTCGCGTGGCTGCGCGCGCATGCCGCGTCCGGCGCGCAATTGCATGCCGACACGCGCAGCCTGCAAGCAGGCGACATATTCGTCGCCTATGCGGTCGACGGCGCGGACAATCGTCCGTTCATTGCCGACGCGCTCGCGCGCGGCGCGGCGGCCGTGCTGTATCAGCCGGAAGGGTTCTCGGCCGAAGGTCTCGACCCCGCGACGTCGCTCGCCGTGCCCGCGCTCGACGAGCTCGCGGGCGACATCGCGAGCGGCTGGTACGGCGATCCGAGCGATGCGCTGTTCACGGTCGGCGTGACGGGCACGAACGGCAAGACGTCGTGCACGCAATGGATCGCGACCGCGCTCACCGCGTTGCGCGAGCCGTGCGCGGTGATCGGCACGCTCGGCAGCGGGATGCCCGGACAGCTCGTGCACACGGGCTTCACGACGCCGGACGCGCCGCAACTGCAGCGCAGCCTCGCGCAGCTGCGCGGCGCGGGCGCGCAGGCCATTGCGATGGAAGTGTCGTCGCACGCGCTGCACCAGGGGCGCGTGAACGGCACCGCGTTCGACGTCGCGGTGTTCACGAACCTGACGCAGGATCACCTCGATTACCACCGCACGTTCGAGGCTTACGAGGCGGCGAAGACGAAGCTCTTCGCGTGGCGCGGGCTGCGCGTCGCGATCGTCAATCGCGACGATCCGGCCGGCCGCCGCCTGCTCGCGAATCTCGCCGGCCGCGTGCGGACGATCGCGTACGGGATCGGCGCGCGGCCGCGAGCGGCGGACGCCGATCGCGAGCTCGTCGCGACGAACGTGCGCGCGACCGCGACGGGCACCGCATTTCATCTGAGCTCGTCGTGGGGCGAAGCGGACGTCGAAGTCGGCACGCTCGGCGCGTTCAACGTGAGCAATCTGCTCGCGGTGCTCGGCACGCTGCTCGTGGCCGACGTGCCGCTCGACGCGGCGCTCGCGGAAATCCAGAAGCTCGAATCGGTCAACGGGCGGATGCAGCGGCTCGGCGGGCGGCTTCAGAACGACGAGCCACTCGTCGTCGTCGACTACGCGCACACGCCGGACGCGCTCGAGAAGACGCTCGACGCGCTGCGCCCGATCGCGCAAGCGCGCGGCGGCGAGCTCGTCTGCATGTTCGGCTGCGGCGGCGACCGCGACGCGACCAAGCGCCCGCTGATGGGCGCGATCGCCGAGCGGCTCGCGGACAAGGTCGTCGTGACGAGCGACAACCCGCGCAGCGAGAATCCGCAGACGATCATCGACCAGATCGCCGCCGGCATGCAGGACGCCGCGAAGGCGCGCCGCATCGAGGACCGCGCGAGCGCGATCCTGCAGGCGGTGCGCGGCGCCGCGCGCGAGGACGTCGTGCTGCTGGCCGGCAAGGGGCACGAGGCGACGCAGGAAATCATGGGCAAGAAGCGCACGTTCTCCGATCAGGATCATGCGCGCCTCGCGCTCGCCGCGCGCACGACGCAGACTCGCGGAGGCGGCGAATGA
- a CDS encoding UDP-N-acetylmuramoyl-tripeptide--D-alanyl-D-alanine ligase produces the protein MTMLTLREAAAMIPGATVLGDERASFERVSTDSRTAGPGDLFVALKGERFDAHDFVGDVAARGASAAIVSRSPAEWNLPALKVADTRAALGALAHGWRMRFSMPLVAVTGSNGKTTVKEMIASIFAAAVGDDARLATSGNFNNDVGLPLTLLRLTAAHRLAVVELGMNHPGETETLARIAAPTVALVNNAQREHQEFMATVEAVALEHAAVIHALGPDGVAVFPADDAYAGIWRVAATGNRIVDFALHGAGRDTPAAVTGALDGSRLAIATPGGRVDVQLNALGEHNARNALAAAAAALAAGVPPAAIKAGLEAFVPVKGRLQVTRATIGSLAGATVIDDTYNANPDSMRAAIDVLAAQSAPRVLVIGEMGEVGDDGPAFHREIGGYARERGIDALFALGAATLPACEAYGGAARHFDDAAALTAALLAASFGAHATLLVKGSRFMKMERVVGALANETAPGAAPGAH, from the coding sequence ATGACGATGCTGACCTTGCGCGAAGCCGCGGCGATGATTCCCGGCGCGACGGTGCTCGGCGACGAGCGCGCGTCGTTCGAGCGGGTGTCGACGGACAGCCGCACGGCGGGGCCGGGCGATCTGTTCGTCGCGCTGAAGGGCGAGCGCTTCGACGCGCACGATTTCGTCGGCGACGTGGCCGCGCGCGGCGCGAGCGCCGCGATCGTATCGCGCAGCCCGGCCGAATGGAACCTGCCCGCGCTGAAGGTTGCCGATACGCGCGCCGCGCTCGGCGCGCTCGCGCACGGCTGGCGGATGCGCTTTTCGATGCCGCTCGTCGCGGTCACGGGCAGCAACGGCAAGACGACCGTGAAGGAGATGATCGCGTCGATCTTCGCGGCGGCGGTCGGCGATGACGCGCGCCTTGCGACCTCGGGCAACTTCAACAACGACGTCGGCCTGCCGCTCACGCTGCTGCGCCTCACCGCCGCGCACCGGCTCGCGGTCGTCGAGCTCGGGATGAATCATCCGGGCGAGACGGAAACGCTCGCGCGCATTGCCGCGCCGACGGTCGCGCTCGTGAACAACGCGCAGCGCGAGCATCAGGAATTCATGGCGACGGTCGAGGCGGTCGCGCTCGAGCACGCGGCCGTCATCCACGCGCTCGGCCCGGACGGCGTCGCGGTGTTTCCGGCCGACGACGCGTACGCGGGCATCTGGCGCGTCGCGGCGACCGGCAACCGGATCGTCGACTTCGCGCTGCACGGCGCCGGGCGCGACACGCCCGCCGCGGTGACGGGCGCGCTCGACGGCAGCCGGCTCGCGATCGCGACGCCCGGCGGCCGCGTCGACGTGCAGCTCAACGCGCTCGGCGAGCACAACGCGCGCAACGCGCTCGCCGCGGCGGCGGCGGCGCTCGCGGCCGGCGTGCCGCCCGCGGCGATCAAAGCGGGGCTCGAGGCGTTCGTGCCCGTGAAGGGGCGGCTGCAGGTGACGCGCGCGACCATCGGCTCGCTCGCGGGCGCGACGGTGATCGACGACACCTACAACGCGAACCCCGATTCGATGCGCGCCGCGATCGACGTGCTCGCCGCGCAATCGGCGCCGCGCGTGCTCGTGATCGGCGAGATGGGCGAAGTCGGCGACGATGGGCCGGCGTTTCATCGCGAGATCGGCGGCTATGCGCGCGAGCGCGGGATCGACGCGCTTTTCGCGCTCGGCGCGGCCACGCTGCCCGCGTGCGAGGCGTACGGCGGGGCCGCGCGCCACTTCGACGACGCGGCGGCGCTGACCGCCGCGCTGCTCGCCGCGAGCTTCGGCGCGCACGCGACGCTCCTCGTGAAGGGCTCGCGGTTCATGAAGATGGAGCGCGTCGTCGGCGCGCTCGCGAACGAAACCGCGCCGGGCGCAGCGCCCGGCGCACACTGA
- the mraY gene encoding phospho-N-acetylmuramoyl-pentapeptide-transferase: MLLALAQWLQGDASFLRLFTYLTFRAVMATITALVIGLVCGPWVIRKLTQMKVGQAVRKDGPQTHLVKSGTPTMGGVLILIGIAVATLLWGDLTNRFIWIVMLVTFGFGVIGWVDDYRKVVYKDPRGMSSREKYFWQSVIGLFAAVYLAFSVSEASNVRVFDLFMAWVRSGLSMGLPARADLMLPFLKSISYPLGVWGFIALTYFVIVGASNAVNLTDGLDGLVIMPVVLVGASLGVFAYVMGSAVYSKYLLFPHIPGAGELLIFCSAMGGAGLAFLWYNTHPAQVFMGDVGALALGGALGTVAVIVRQEIVLFIMGGIFVAETLSVMLQVTWFKYTKKRYGEGRRIFKMAPLHHHFELSGWKETQVVVRFWIITLMLCLFGLSTLKLR, encoded by the coding sequence ATGCTGCTGGCGTTGGCGCAATGGCTGCAAGGTGACGCAAGCTTTTTGCGCTTGTTCACGTATCTGACGTTCCGGGCGGTGATGGCCACCATCACGGCGCTCGTGATCGGTCTCGTCTGCGGCCCGTGGGTGATTCGCAAGCTCACGCAGATGAAGGTCGGCCAGGCGGTGCGCAAGGACGGCCCGCAGACGCACCTCGTGAAATCCGGCACGCCGACGATGGGCGGCGTGCTGATCCTGATCGGCATCGCGGTCGCGACGTTGCTCTGGGGCGATCTGACGAACCGCTTCATCTGGATCGTGATGCTCGTCACGTTCGGCTTCGGCGTGATCGGCTGGGTCGACGATTATCGCAAGGTCGTCTACAAGGACCCGCGCGGCATGTCGTCGCGCGAAAAGTATTTCTGGCAATCGGTGATCGGCCTGTTCGCGGCCGTCTATCTCGCGTTCAGCGTGTCCGAGGCGAGCAACGTGCGCGTGTTCGACCTGTTCATGGCGTGGGTGCGGAGCGGCTTGTCGATGGGGCTGCCCGCGCGCGCCGACCTGATGTTGCCGTTCCTGAAGTCGATCAGCTATCCGCTCGGCGTCTGGGGCTTCATCGCGCTCACCTATTTCGTGATCGTCGGCGCGAGCAACGCGGTGAACCTGACCGACGGGCTCGACGGCCTCGTGATCATGCCGGTGGTGCTCGTCGGCGCGTCGCTCGGCGTGTTCGCGTACGTGATGGGCAGCGCCGTCTATTCGAAATATCTGCTGTTTCCGCATATTCCGGGCGCGGGCGAGCTGCTGATCTTCTGCTCGGCGATGGGCGGCGCCGGGCTCGCGTTCCTTTGGTACAACACGCACCCGGCGCAGGTGTTCATGGGCGACGTCGGCGCGCTCGCGTTGGGCGGCGCGCTCGGCACGGTCGCCGTGATCGTCCGGCAGGAAATCGTGCTGTTCATCATGGGCGGCATCTTCGTCGCGGAGACGCTGTCCGTGATGCTGCAGGTCACGTGGTTCAAGTACACGAAAAAGCGTTACGGCGAGGGGCGGCGCATCTTCAAGATGGCGCCGCTGCATCACCATTTCGAGTTGTCGGGCTGGAAGGAAACGCAAGTGGTGGTGCGCTTCTGGATCATCACGTTGATGTTGTGCCTGTTCGGTTTGTCCACCCTCAAGCTGCGGTAA
- the murD gene encoding UDP-N-acetylmuramoyl-L-alanine--D-glutamate ligase, with the protein MFGDRRRPMVLVLGLGESGLAIARWCARHGCRLRVADTREAPPNLAALTAAGIDAEFVGGAFSPALIDGGIELVALSPGLSPLAGDLAPLLAAARERGIPVWGELEFFAQALGTLGANGYAPKVIAITGTNGKTTTTSLAGLLCERAGKKVAVAGNISPAMLDKLTEAIDAAALPDVWVLELSSFQLETAHTFAPDAATILNITQDHLDWHGGFAAYAAAKGRIFGPRTARVLNRDDAEVMKFAPLAAAADAPRAITFGLNEPAADGDYGLLRENGIAWLVEAVDRDAADAPAAPSRRRKQEAANPPDIALKRLMPADALRIRGLHNAANALAAYALARAIDLPAAPLLHGLREYRGEPHRVEVIATLDGVDYVDDSKGTNVGATVAALDGLAQRAVLIAGGDGKGQDFEPLAAPVERWCRAVMLIGRDAPALRAALADTGVPLADHATLDAAVRAASALAQPGDAVLLSPACASLDMFRNYAHRAEVFHGAVEDIALEKGTTL; encoded by the coding sequence ATGTTCGGAGATCGGCGGCGGCCGATGGTGCTCGTGCTGGGGCTCGGCGAATCGGGCCTCGCGATCGCGCGGTGGTGCGCGAGGCATGGGTGCCGGCTGCGCGTCGCCGATACGCGCGAGGCGCCGCCCAACCTTGCCGCGTTGACGGCCGCCGGGATCGACGCCGAATTTGTCGGCGGCGCGTTTTCGCCGGCGCTCATCGACGGCGGGATCGAGCTCGTCGCGCTGAGCCCCGGGCTGTCGCCGCTCGCCGGCGATCTCGCGCCGCTTCTCGCCGCCGCGCGCGAGCGGGGCATTCCCGTGTGGGGCGAGCTCGAATTCTTCGCGCAGGCGCTCGGCACGCTCGGCGCGAACGGTTACGCGCCGAAGGTGATCGCGATCACCGGCACGAACGGCAAGACCACGACGACGAGCCTCGCGGGCCTGTTGTGCGAGCGCGCGGGCAAGAAGGTCGCGGTTGCGGGCAACATCAGCCCGGCGATGCTCGACAAGCTGACCGAGGCGATCGACGCGGCCGCGCTGCCGGACGTGTGGGTGCTCGAGCTGTCGAGCTTCCAGCTCGAAACCGCGCACACGTTCGCGCCCGACGCCGCGACGATCCTCAACATCACGCAGGACCACCTCGACTGGCACGGCGGCTTCGCCGCGTACGCGGCCGCGAAAGGGCGGATCTTCGGGCCGCGCACGGCGCGCGTGCTCAACCGCGACGACGCCGAAGTGATGAAGTTCGCGCCGCTCGCGGCGGCGGCCGACGCGCCGCGCGCGATCACGTTCGGCCTGAACGAGCCGGCCGCCGACGGCGATTACGGGCTGCTGCGCGAGAACGGGATCGCCTGGCTCGTCGAGGCGGTCGATCGCGACGCGGCCGATGCGCCCGCCGCGCCGTCGCGCCGCCGCAAGCAGGAAGCGGCGAACCCGCCCGACATCGCGCTGAAGCGCCTGATGCCCGCCGACGCGTTGCGCATCCGCGGGCTGCACAACGCGGCGAACGCGCTCGCCGCATACGCGCTTGCGCGCGCGATCGACCTGCCGGCCGCGCCGCTTTTGCACGGCCTGCGCGAATACCGCGGCGAGCCGCACCGCGTCGAAGTGATCGCGACGCTCGACGGCGTCGATTACGTCGACGACAGCAAGGGCACGAACGTCGGCGCGACGGTCGCGGCGCTCGACGGCCTCGCGCAGCGCGCGGTGTTGATCGCGGGCGGCGACGGCAAGGGCCAGGATTTCGAGCCGCTCGCGGCGCCCGTCGAGCGGTGGTGCCGGGCGGTGATGCTGATCGGCCGCGACGCGCCCGCGCTTCGCGCGGCGCTCGCCGATACAGGCGTGCCGCTTGCCGATCACGCGACGCTCGACGCCGCGGTGCGCGCGGCGAGCGCGCTCGCGCAGCCGGGCGACGCGGTGCTGCTGTCGCCCGCGTGCGCGAGCCTCGACATGTTCCGGAATTACGCGCATCGGGCCGAGGTGTTCCACGGCGCGGTGGAAGACATCGCCTTGGAAAAAGGAACGACGCTATGA
- the ftsW gene encoding putative lipid II flippase FtsW, whose product MSWSDRLVSRFNGTRDAGGGAPRTAARAASGARAAAVGLASVVNGARPTRSRMLDFDYSLLWVSIALLGLGVVMVYSASIAMPDSPKYASYHDYAFLLRHCVSLVVAFVAAVIAFRVPVSTWDKYAPHLFLIALVGLVIVLIPHVGKGVNGARRWIPLGITNMQPSEIMKLAVTIYAANYTVRKQEYMQSFAKGFLPMACAVGLVGALLLLEPDMGAFMVIAAIAMGVLFLGGVNGKLFGGLVATAVGTFTMLVWLSPWRRERIFAYLDPWDERYAQGKAYQLTHSLIAFGRGEWFGVGLGGSVEKLNYLPEAHTDFILAVIGEELGFVGVLVVILLFYWIVRRAFEIGRQALALDRTFAGLMAKGVGIWFGAQAFINMGVNLGLLPTKGLTLPLVSYGGSGILLNCVALAVLLRVDYENRVLMRGGKV is encoded by the coding sequence ATGAGCTGGTCCGATCGCCTCGTTTCCCGCTTCAACGGCACGCGCGACGCGGGCGGCGGCGCGCCGCGCACCGCCGCGCGGGCGGCCTCGGGCGCGCGCGCGGCGGCGGTCGGGCTCGCGAGCGTCGTCAACGGCGCGCGCCCGACCCGCTCGCGGATGCTCGATTTCGATTACTCGTTGCTATGGGTGTCGATCGCGCTCCTCGGCCTTGGCGTCGTGATGGTGTATTCGGCGTCGATCGCGATGCCGGATTCGCCGAAATACGCGTCGTATCACGATTACGCGTTCCTGCTGCGCCACTGCGTGTCGCTCGTCGTCGCGTTCGTCGCGGCGGTGATCGCGTTCCGCGTGCCGGTGTCGACATGGGACAAGTACGCGCCGCATCTCTTCCTGATCGCGCTCGTCGGCCTCGTGATCGTGCTGATTCCGCACGTCGGCAAGGGCGTGAACGGCGCGCGCCGCTGGATTCCGCTCGGCATCACGAACATGCAGCCGTCGGAAATCATGAAGCTCGCGGTGACGATCTACGCGGCGAACTACACGGTGCGCAAGCAGGAGTACATGCAGAGCTTCGCGAAGGGCTTCCTGCCGATGGCGTGCGCGGTCGGCCTCGTCGGCGCGCTGCTGCTGCTCGAGCCGGACATGGGCGCGTTCATGGTGATCGCCGCGATCGCGATGGGCGTGCTGTTCCTCGGCGGCGTGAACGGCAAGCTGTTCGGCGGCCTTGTCGCGACGGCGGTCGGCACCTTCACGATGCTCGTGTGGCTGTCGCCGTGGCGGCGCGAGCGGATTTTCGCGTACCTCGATCCGTGGGACGAGCGCTACGCGCAAGGCAAGGCGTATCAGCTCACGCATTCGCTGATCGCGTTCGGGCGCGGCGAATGGTTCGGCGTCGGCCTGGGCGGCAGCGTCGAAAAGCTCAACTACCTGCCGGAAGCGCACACCGACTTCATTCTGGCGGTGATCGGCGAGGAGCTCGGCTTCGTCGGCGTGCTCGTCGTGATCCTGCTGTTCTACTGGATCGTGCGCCGCGCATTCGAGATCGGCCGCCAGGCGCTCGCGCTCGATCGCACGTTCGCAGGGTTGATGGCGAAGGGCGTCGGCATCTGGTTTGGCGCGCAGGCGTTCATCAACATGGGCGTGAATCTCGGCCTTTTGCCGACCAAGGGGCTCACGCTGCCGCTCGTGAGCTACGGCGGCTCGGGCATTCTGCTCAACTGCGTCGCGCTCGCGGTGTTGCTGCGCGTCGATTATGAAAATCGGGTGCTGATGCGCGGAGGCAAGGTATGA